Genomic segment of Limnohabitans sp. INBF002:
GCTGGACCAAGCCATCGCCGCAGGCGTGGGCAGCGATGGCCAACAAGTAGCCGTGGTGACGCGTAGCAATGAATTGGTCGTTTTGCGAGATGGCCAAGTGCAGTGGCGCAAGCGCTTGCCCGCGCAGTCGTTCACCGCACCTTTGGTCGCTGGTGCGCGCGTATTTGTGTTGACCGCCGACCGTTCTGTCATTGCCTTTGACGGTGCAACAGGCCATCAAATTTGGACACAGCAACGCCCGGGTGAGCCCTTGGTGCTCAAGCAAGCCGGCGTGATGCTGGCATTTAAAAACACGTTGTTGGTCGGTTTGTCTGGCCGTTTGTCAGGTCTTGACCCGAACACTGGCGTGATTCGCTGGGAATCTGCCATTGCCACACCACGTGGCACCAATGATGTGGAACGCTTGGTTGACTTGGTCAGCCCCTTTGACCGCGTCGGTGATGTGGTGTGTGTGCGTGCCTTCCAGGCTGCAGTTGGGTGTGTGAACGCCGAACGCGGACAGGGCGTGTGGACACGCCCCTCGGCGGGTGAAATGGGGGTGAGCGGCAACGACACAGTGCTGATTGCACCTTTGTCCAACGGCGTGGTGCAGGCATGGAGCCGAAGCACCGGTGAACGCCTGTGGGAAACAGAGCGTCTGAAATACCGCATCTTGAGCGCACCTCTGGTCACGCCGCGTGGCGTGTTGCTGGCGGATAACGGTGGATGGTTGTACCTTCTGTCGTTGGCCGATGGCGCGTTGCTCAACCGCATCAAGCTCGACACCGAAGAATTGGCAACCGCCCCTGTGTTTGCAGGTGGGCGCTATGTGGTGGTCACACGCGAAGGTCGCGTGACTGGCCTCCAAATCCCGTAATTGGGAAGTTAAAGGACTAAGTTTTGAAACCCGTATTGGCCCTGGTGGGCCGCCCCAACGTCGGCAAGTCCACGTTGTTTAACCGCTTGACCAAATCGCGTGACGCCATCGTGGCCGACTTCGCGGGTCTGACGCGCGACCGTCACTACGGTAATGCCCGTTTTGACAAGCACGAATTCATCGTCATCGACACCGGTGGTTTTGAACCCACTGCTGACAATGGCATCTACAAAGAGATGGCCCGTCAAACCCAGCAAGCCGTGGCCGAAGCCGACGTGGTGGTGTTTGTGGTGGATGCCCGTGGCGGTATTTCGGCCCAAGACCACGACATCGCCAACTACCTGCGTCGCTTGGGCAAGCCCACGATTTTGGTGGCCAACAAAGCCGAGGGCATGAAAGAGGGCGCTCAGTTGGTGGAGTTCTACGAGCTGGGCTTGGGCGAAGTGTTGCCCGTGTCTGCCTCGCATGGCCAAGGCATTCGCGACATGATGGCGCAAGCCTTGGCGCCGCTGAATTTGGCCGACCCAGACGAAGAAGACGCCAATGCCGACGACGGCATCATCAAGTTGGCCGTGGCCGGTCGCCCCAACGTGGGCAAATCCACCCTCATCAACACTTGGTTGGGCGAAGAGCGCTTGGTGGCGTTTGACATGCCTGGCACCACGCGTGACGCCATCAGCGTGCCGTTCGAGCGCAACGGCCAGATGTTTGAACTCATCGACACGGCTGGTTTGCGTCGCAAAGGCAAGGTGTTTGAAGCCATCGAGAAGTTCTCGGTGGTCAAAACCCTGCAAGCCATTGAATCGGCCAATGTGGTACTGCTCTTGCTCGACGCCACCCAAGGCGTGACCGACCAAGACGCACACATCGCCGGCTACATCTTGGAAAGCGGCCGTGCTGTGGTGGTGGCTGTGAACAAATGGGATGCCGTGGATTCCTACCAGCGCGAACTGTTGATGCGCTCGATTGAGACGCGTTTGCCGTTCTTGAAGTTTGCGGCCATGCACTTCATCTCGGCCAAGAAACGCCAAGGCTTGGGCCCACTGTGGGGCGCCATCGCGCAGGCCCATAAGGCCGCCATGTGCAAGATGCCAACGCCTTTGCTGACCCGTTTGTTGCTGGAAGCCGTGCAGTTTCAGTCGCCTCAGCGCGGCGGTATGTACCGTCCCAAGCTGCGTTATGCCCACCAAGGTGGCATGAACCCGCCCATCATCGTGATTCACGGCAACTCGCTGGAGCATGTGACCGAAACCTACAAACGGTTCTTGGAAGGGCGCTTCCGCAAGGCCTTTAATTTGGAAGGTACCCCCTTGCGAATTGAGATGAAGACCTCAAGTAACCCTTACGCAGGCAAAGACGACTGAGCCACAAAGCCTTCGGGCTCTGTGGTAACGTGGGATTTCTTTCAACTACACAGACACGGAAAATATCGTGAACACCGACAACTCAAAGAACAAAGGCCAACTGTTGCAAGACCCATTTTTGAACATCCTGCGCCGCGAGCATGTGCCCGTATCCATTTATTTGGTCAACGGCATCAAGCTGCAAGGCCAAATTGAATCGTTTGACCAATACGTCGTGTTGCTGCGCAACACCGTGACGCAAATGGTCTACAAGCACGCCATCTCGACCATCGTGCCGGGCCGTGCTGTCAACTTCAACCCCACCGACGGCACAGGCAGTTCGCCTGAAGTCTGAGCTTGAATGCTCTGCAAAAAGGGCTGTTTCAGCCCTTTTTTTACGTCTCACTTTTTACGTTTCACCTTTTTAGATAGATCGCTTGAACGACACACCTCAAAAAACCGCCGGCGCCACCATTTTGGTGGGGGTCGATTTCGGCTTGCCACATTTCGATGGCGAGCTAGAAGAACTCGGCCTGTTGGCCGAAACCGCGGGCTTAAAGCCTGTGGCGCGCGTCACCTGTAAACGCAAAGCGCCTGATGCCGCGCTGTTTGTGGGCAGTGGCAAAGCCGATGAAATCAAAGAGCTGGCCCTCATGCACGGCGCCACCGAGATTTTGTTTGACCAATCGCTCAGCCCCGCGCAGCAGCGCAACCTAGAACGCCACATGGGCGTGGCGGTGAACGACCGCACCTTGCTGATTTTGGAAATCTTCGCCCAACGCGCGCGCAGCCACGAAGGCAAGTTGCAAGTCGAGCTGGCCAAGCTGCAATACCTCAGCACGCGCTTGGTGCGACGTTGGTCGCACTTGGAGCGTCAAAGCGGCGGTATCGGCATGCGCGGTGGCCCCGGTGAAACCCAGATTGAGCTGGACCGCCGCATGATCAATGACTCGATCAAACGCACCAAAGAGCGTTTGGACAAGGTCAAAAAGCAGCGCAGCACCCAGCGCCGCCAGCGCAACCGCCGTGACGCCTTCACCATTTCGCTGGTGGGCTACACCAACGCGGGCAAATCGACGCTGTTCAATGCCTTGGTCAAAGCGCGTGCCTACGCCGCCGATCAGCTGTTTGCCACGCTCGACACGACCACACGTCAGCTGTATTTGGGCAATGCCGATGGCACGGGCCGCTCGGTGTCGTTGTCAGACACGGTGGGCTTCATCCGTGACTTGCCGCACGGTTTGATCGATGCCTTCCAAGCTACCTTGCAAGAGGCGTCCGATGCCACGCTGTTGATGCATGTGGTGGATGCGTCCAACCCGAATTACCCCGAACAAATGGACGAGGTGCGAAAGGTCTTGGCCGAGATTGGCGCCGCCGGTGTGCCGCAGGTCTTGGTGTTCAACAAGCTCGACGCCATGAGCCCCGAGACGCGCCCGATGCAGCTGCAAGACCATTACACGGTCGATGGTCAGAGCGTGCCGCGTTTCTTTGTGAGCGCCCAAACAGGCGAGGGCTTGGCCGCTTTGCGTGAGTTTTTGGCACAGGAAGCACTGGCGACGATGCCCGAAGACCATGCAAATACGCAGGAATTGGAATGAGGCCTGAATCCTTAGGCACAATCGAATACTTCAGAGAAAAAACAACGATGCGCATGAACTTCAACACCCACACGGTCAGCCCCAAATCTTGGCGCACGCGACTGCTCGGCATGTTCAACCTCAACGATGGCCGCTGGGGCCGCGACAAAGACGGCAACCCCACGTTTGACCCCAACGGCAGTCAAGCCATCCCACCTTCCAGCGAAGAGAAAAAGCCACAAGAAGAATCCAAACGTCCACCTGCAGGTGCAGGTGGCCCGCCCGATTTGGATGAACTGTGGCGCGACTTCAATGCCAAGCTCGCGGGTTTGTTTGGCAATAAAAAGGGTGGCTCAGAACCGCCTAGCAACAACGGTGGACCAACTGGCCCCGATTTCAAAGTTGCGCGTTTTGGCATTGGCGTGATCGGCGCGGTCGTGCTGGCCATTTGGTTGTCGACAGGCTTCTTCATCGTGCAAGAAGGTCAACAAGCGGTGATTACCCAGTTTGGTCGTTACCACGCCACCGTGGGTGCCGGTTTCAACTGGCGTTTGCCTTACCCATTCCAGCGCCAAGAATTGGTGTTTGTGACGCAAATTCGCTCAGTCGATGTGGGCCGTGACAACATTGTCAAATCCACGGGCTTGCGCGAGTCGGCCATGTTGACCGAAGACGAAAACATCCTCGAAATCAAATTTGCCGTGCAATACCGTTTGACTGACGCACGCGCTTATTTGTTTGAAACCAAGAACCCCACCGACACCGTGGTGCAAGCTGCCGAAACAGCGGTGCGCGAAGTGGTCGGCAAGATGAAGATGGACGCAGCCATGTCCGAAGAGCGTGACCAAATTGGTCCACGCATTCGCACCATCATGCAAGCCATCTTGGACCAATACAAAGTGGGTGTCGAAGTGGTCGGCATCAACTTGCAACAAGGTGGCGTGCGCCCCCCCGAGCAAGTGCAAGCTGCATTTGACGACGTGCTTAAAGCGGGTCAAGAACGCGAACGCGCCAAGAACGAAGCCGAAGCCTATGCCAACGACGTGGTCCCACGTGCTGTGGGTGCAGCTTCGCGTTTGAAGCAAGAAGCTGATGGTTACAAAGCCCGCATCGTGGCGCAAGCTGAAGGCGATGCACAACGCTTCAAGTCCTTGGTGGGCGAGTACCAAAAGGCACCGCAAGTCATGCGCGACCGTTTGTACATCGACGCCATGCAGCAGATTTACAGCAACACCACCAAGGTGTTGGTGGACACCAAGCAAGGTTCGAACTTGCTCTACCTGCCGCTGGACAAAATCATTCAACAAAGCAGTCAAGCGAATGGTGCATCGCCTGCGGCTCCCGCTGACGCGACGCACAACACGGCAAACACGACCACCAACCCAGCGCCTGCGGCCGATGCCCGCGCACGCGATGGCCGCTCACGCGACCGTGACGGCCGTTGATAGGGGACACGAACATGCAAACGAACAAAATCGGTTTTTATATTTCCTCCGCCTTCGTGGCTTTGGCGCTGCTCAGCTCCACCCTGTTTGTGGTGGACCAACGCCAGTTTGGCGTGGTGTATTCCTTCGGCCAAATCAAGAGCGTCATCACTGAGCCTGGCTTGAACATCAAGCTGCCGCCACCGTTCCAAAACGTGAGCTACATCGACAAGCGTTTGCTCACGCTGGATAACGCTGACACCGAGCCCATGCTCACCGCTGAAAAGCAACGCGTGGTGATTGACTGGTATGCCCGTTGGCGCATCACGGACCCATCGCAATACATCCGTAACGTGGGTCTGGACGAAAACGCAGGCGCGGTGCAACTCGCCCGTGTGGTGCGCAACGCGTTCCAAGAAGAAATCAACAAGCGCACCGTGAAAGAGCTGCTCTCACTCAAACGCGAAGAGCTCTTGAGCGACGTCAAGCGCGAGGTGCTGGCGGCTGTCAAAGGTGCCAAGCCTTGGGGGGTGGACGTGATTGACGTGCGCATCACTCGCGCCGACTACGTGGATGCGATCACCGAATCGGTGTACCGCCGCATGGAAGCCGAGCGCAAGCGCGTGGCCAATGAGCTGCGTTCCACCGGCGCTGCTGAAGGCGAAAAAATCCGCGCAGACGCTGACCGCCAACGCGAAGTGACCGTGGCCAATGCCTACCGTGAAGCGCAAAAAATCAAAGGCGAGGGCGATGCCGAAGCCGCGCGTTTGTATGCCGATTCGTTTGGCCGCGACGCCAACTTCGCCCAGTTCTACCGCAGCTTAGAAGCCTACAAAACCACGTTCAGCAAAAAGAGCGATGTGATGGTGGTCGATCCATCCAGCGACTTCTTCAAAGCCCTGCGTGGCAGCGGTGGCGGCAGCGCCCCAGCGCCTAAGAAGTAACAGGCCCCTCGTATGAGCTTAGACGGCGATACGCTGTGGGTCGCGTTCGGGTTGATGCTCATTTTTGAAGGCATCTTCCCGTTCGTGTCGCCTCACGGTTGGCGCGACAAAATGGCCCAACTCATGGTGTTGGAAGACGGTCAAATCCGCTTTTTCGGCCTGGTCTGCGTTGTGGTCGGTCTTTTGATGCTCTGGTGGCTGGGTTGAGGGCGTTTAGCCCTGTAAAATCTCGGTTTTAACAGCCTCCCTTAATTACATGTCTGCTTGGGTTCTGCCGGATCACATCGCCGATGTTCTGCCTTCTGAGGCCCGGCACATCGAAGAGCTGCGTCGTTTGTATCTCGACACAGCTAGAGGCTACGGCTACGAGTTGGTCATGCCGCCGCTGCTCGAATACCTCGAATCGTTGTTGTCCGGTACCGGCCGCGCACTCGATTTGCAAACCTTCAAACTGGTCGACCAACTCTCAGGTCGCACCTTGGGTTTGCGCGCTGACACCACGCCGCAAGTCGCCCGCATTGATGCTCATTTGCTCAACCGTGCTGGCGTGACACGCCTGTGCTACTGCGGCCCTGTGCTGCACACACGCCCAGACCGTCCCTTTGCCACCCGCGAGCCTTTGCAGTTTGGCGCTGAGATCTATGGCCATGCAGGCATCGAGGCCGACCTCGAAGTGCTGCACTTGGCCTTGGACACGCTCAAAGCTGTT
This window contains:
- the bamB gene encoding outer membrane protein assembly factor BamB; this encodes MNTTTPSWTHLLRLSLAGVCVALAACSGPSRPKPTEIPGVPVLQDVRTSWTANVGKVDFPLVVSAREDRIALANSQGVVAVLDAATGKDIWRLKLDQAIAAGVGSDGQQVAVVTRSNELVVLRDGQVQWRKRLPAQSFTAPLVAGARVFVLTADRSVIAFDGATGHQIWTQQRPGEPLVLKQAGVMLAFKNTLLVGLSGRLSGLDPNTGVIRWESAIATPRGTNDVERLVDLVSPFDRVGDVVCVRAFQAAVGCVNAERGQGVWTRPSAGEMGVSGNDTVLIAPLSNGVVQAWSRSTGERLWETERLKYRILSAPLVTPRGVLLADNGGWLYLLSLADGALLNRIKLDTEELATAPVFAGGRYVVVTREGRVTGLQIP
- the der gene encoding ribosome biogenesis GTPase Der, with the protein product MKPVLALVGRPNVGKSTLFNRLTKSRDAIVADFAGLTRDRHYGNARFDKHEFIVIDTGGFEPTADNGIYKEMARQTQQAVAEADVVVFVVDARGGISAQDHDIANYLRRLGKPTILVANKAEGMKEGAQLVEFYELGLGEVLPVSASHGQGIRDMMAQALAPLNLADPDEEDANADDGIIKLAVAGRPNVGKSTLINTWLGEERLVAFDMPGTTRDAISVPFERNGQMFELIDTAGLRRKGKVFEAIEKFSVVKTLQAIESANVVLLLLDATQGVTDQDAHIAGYILESGRAVVVAVNKWDAVDSYQRELLMRSIETRLPFLKFAAMHFISAKKRQGLGPLWGAIAQAHKAAMCKMPTPLLTRLLLEAVQFQSPQRGGMYRPKLRYAHQGGMNPPIIVIHGNSLEHVTETYKRFLEGRFRKAFNLEGTPLRIEMKTSSNPYAGKDD
- the hfq gene encoding RNA chaperone Hfq — encoded protein: MNTDNSKNKGQLLQDPFLNILRREHVPVSIYLVNGIKLQGQIESFDQYVVLLRNTVTQMVYKHAISTIVPGRAVNFNPTDGTGSSPEV
- the hflX gene encoding GTPase HflX, giving the protein MNDTPQKTAGATILVGVDFGLPHFDGELEELGLLAETAGLKPVARVTCKRKAPDAALFVGSGKADEIKELALMHGATEILFDQSLSPAQQRNLERHMGVAVNDRTLLILEIFAQRARSHEGKLQVELAKLQYLSTRLVRRWSHLERQSGGIGMRGGPGETQIELDRRMINDSIKRTKERLDKVKKQRSTQRRQRNRRDAFTISLVGYTNAGKSTLFNALVKARAYAADQLFATLDTTTRQLYLGNADGTGRSVSLSDTVGFIRDLPHGLIDAFQATLQEASDATLLMHVVDASNPNYPEQMDEVRKVLAEIGAAGVPQVLVFNKLDAMSPETRPMQLQDHYTVDGQSVPRFFVSAQTGEGLAALREFLAQEALATMPEDHANTQELE
- the hflK gene encoding FtsH protease activity modulator HflK, which encodes MNFNTHTVSPKSWRTRLLGMFNLNDGRWGRDKDGNPTFDPNGSQAIPPSSEEKKPQEESKRPPAGAGGPPDLDELWRDFNAKLAGLFGNKKGGSEPPSNNGGPTGPDFKVARFGIGVIGAVVLAIWLSTGFFIVQEGQQAVITQFGRYHATVGAGFNWRLPYPFQRQELVFVTQIRSVDVGRDNIVKSTGLRESAMLTEDENILEIKFAVQYRLTDARAYLFETKNPTDTVVQAAETAVREVVGKMKMDAAMSEERDQIGPRIRTIMQAILDQYKVGVEVVGINLQQGGVRPPEQVQAAFDDVLKAGQERERAKNEAEAYANDVVPRAVGAASRLKQEADGYKARIVAQAEGDAQRFKSLVGEYQKAPQVMRDRLYIDAMQQIYSNTTKVLVDTKQGSNLLYLPLDKIIQQSSQANGASPAAPADATHNTANTTTNPAPAADARARDGRSRDRDGR
- the hflC gene encoding protease modulator HflC, whose amino-acid sequence is MQTNKIGFYISSAFVALALLSSTLFVVDQRQFGVVYSFGQIKSVITEPGLNIKLPPPFQNVSYIDKRLLTLDNADTEPMLTAEKQRVVIDWYARWRITDPSQYIRNVGLDENAGAVQLARVVRNAFQEEINKRTVKELLSLKREELLSDVKREVLAAVKGAKPWGVDVIDVRITRADYVDAITESVYRRMEAERKRVANELRSTGAAEGEKIRADADRQREVTVANAYREAQKIKGEGDAEAARLYADSFGRDANFAQFYRSLEAYKTTFSKKSDVMVVDPSSDFFKALRGSGGGSAPAPKK
- a CDS encoding DUF2065 domain-containing protein yields the protein MSLDGDTLWVAFGLMLIFEGIFPFVSPHGWRDKMAQLMVLEDGQIRFFGLVCVVVGLLMLWWLG